One genomic region from Chthoniobacterales bacterium encodes:
- a CDS encoding peptidoglycan-binding domain-containing protein translates to MKNSIILSIAIAALALTVPADRAGAAGDDRYQQDAGYGSLTANELTQKVQLALEKRGYYTENDEGRFTRETRAAVRRFQRDNNLRETGTITPDLLRALGIA, encoded by the coding sequence ATGAAAAACAGTATCATACTAAGTATCGCCATTGCCGCCCTCGCCCTAACTGTCCCGGCCGATCGCGCCGGTGCTGCGGGCGACGACCGTTATCAGCAGGATGCGGGTTATGGGTCGTTAACGGCCAACGAACTTACCCAAAAGGTTCAGCTCGCCCTGGAAAAGAGGGGTTACTACACCGAAAACGACGAAGGAAGGTTTACCAGGGAAACACGAGCGGCTGTGCGTCGTTTCCAGAGGGACAATAACCTGCGCGAAACAGGCACGATTACCCCGGACTTGCTCCGCGCCCTCGGCATCGCTTGA
- a CDS encoding efflux RND transporter periplasmic adaptor subunit, giving the protein MKATRPFSGTFNFLTGHLRTLKVSRRTIFVIAAVLILLVGWWSCSHGSSSNSSRDNAASASSERRGSGPAGGGPVPVVAGKSEQKDVPIYLDGLGTVQAFNTVTVHTRVDGQLDKVLFVEGQDVKAGDLLAVIDPRPFQAALDQAVAKKAQDEAQLANAKVTLQRNTDLLNKKVIDQQDFDTSKYLGDQFVAAVQADQAAIEAAKTQLDYTQIKSPIDGRTGVRLVDGGNIVHAADPTGIVVITQMHPISVVFTLPEQNLQPILNSGGADGGLHVSALDRGNTTALDEGSLAVVDNQIDQATGTVRLKATFPNEQLKLWPGKFVNARLILTTRKDAIVVPASVVQRGPQGTYAYVIKPDKSVEMRAIKVGQVEANLALIEEGLKAGEQVVVDGQYKLQPGAHVEVAAPQPQPSPDPARLAES; this is encoded by the coding sequence ATGAAAGCCACACGGCCATTCTCCGGGACTTTCAATTTCCTAACCGGCCATTTGCGGACCCTAAAAGTTTCCCGGCGGACAATCTTCGTGATTGCCGCCGTTCTTATCCTCCTGGTCGGGTGGTGGAGCTGTTCTCACGGTAGTTCGTCCAATTCATCTCGAGACAACGCGGCGAGTGCATCGTCGGAACGACGTGGTAGCGGGCCTGCCGGCGGCGGTCCGGTCCCAGTGGTGGCGGGGAAATCCGAGCAAAAGGATGTGCCGATTTATCTCGATGGCCTAGGCACGGTGCAGGCCTTCAACACCGTGACGGTTCACACCCGCGTCGATGGCCAGCTAGACAAAGTTCTTTTTGTCGAAGGCCAGGACGTGAAAGCGGGCGATCTCCTGGCGGTGATCGATCCGCGGCCGTTCCAGGCAGCGCTTGATCAGGCAGTCGCAAAAAAAGCGCAGGACGAAGCGCAACTGGCCAACGCCAAAGTCACGCTCCAGCGCAACACGGATCTGTTGAACAAGAAGGTGATCGACCAACAGGACTTCGATACCTCCAAATATCTGGGCGATCAATTCGTGGCTGCAGTCCAGGCGGATCAGGCGGCCATCGAGGCCGCGAAGACCCAGCTTGATTACACTCAGATCAAGTCGCCAATCGACGGACGGACTGGCGTTCGCCTGGTCGACGGCGGCAACATCGTCCACGCCGCCGATCCAACCGGCATTGTTGTTATCACGCAGATGCATCCGATTTCGGTGGTGTTCACGTTGCCGGAACAAAATCTCCAACCGATTTTGAACTCGGGCGGCGCTGACGGCGGACTGCACGTTTCCGCCCTTGATCGCGGCAACACGACGGCGCTCGACGAAGGATCTCTCGCCGTTGTCGATAATCAGATCGATCAGGCGACCGGCACGGTGAGGTTGAAGGCGACCTTTCCGAATGAGCAGCTAAAACTTTGGCCGGGAAAATTTGTGAACGCGCGTTTGATTTTGACGACGCGCAAAGACGCCATCGTTGTGCCCGCGAGCGTGGTCCAGCGCGGGCCGCAGGGAACGTATGCGTATGTAATCAAGCCGGACAAATCCGTCGAAATGCGGGCGATCAAAGTGGGGCAGGTCGAAGCGAACCTGGCGTTGATTGAGGAAGGATTGAAAGCCGGCGAGCAGGTGGTGGTTGACGGGCAATACAAACTTCAACCGGGCGCGCATGTCGAGGTGGCGGCTCCGCAGCCGCAACCGTCGCCCGACCCGGCGAGGTTGGCGGAATCGTGA
- a CDS encoding multidrug efflux RND transporter permease subunit has protein sequence MSISEPFIRRPVATSLLMAGVILLGLLGYKLLPISALPAVDFPTIEVTTFFPGASADVMVSSVTTPLERQFGQISGLSSMNSTSSFGTSTITLQFALDRPIDVAAQDVQAAINTASGFLPPNLPNPPKYNKVNPADTPILTLSITSDSLPLDRVNDFADTLLAQKLSEVTGVGLVTIQGNQKPAVRVQVNPAAIAALGLGLEDVRTILGQANVNAPKGSFDGPRQSFTIGSNDQIFSADAYKPIIVAYKNGAPIRLGDVANIIDGVENDQLGAWVGTKNGERPAVLLDIQRQPGANIIETVDRVKQLLPRLTGTLPPSVHVDVLADRTETIRASVRDVQLTLLLTIALVVMVMFLFLRKLWTTVITSVALPLSLIGTFGIMYLAGYSLDNLSLMALTISTGFVVDDAIVMIENIVRYIEAGDRPLEAALKGAKQIGFTVVSLSVSLIAVFIPLLFMTGIVGRLFREFAVTLSVAVAMSAFVSLTLTPMMCAKLLSSEKQDDEQGGKFYRYTEDLWMRFRNLYEHGLRWVLDHQRFVLSVAIVTLVATILLYVIVPKGLLPQQDTGVIVGVTDAAENISFKAMVQRVHAVSDIVRQDPDVASVSAAVGAGTVNATVNTARLYIVLKPHDQRANAEEIIERLRNATRDVQGVSLFMQAAQDLQIDARVSRTQFQYILQDADAAELAEWTPKLVQKLGQLPQLTDVASDQQVNGLQLNVDVDREKASRLNVLTQAIDDTLYDAFGQRQVSIIFTQLNQFRVILEVEPNFRESPDLLDKIYVRSSTGQPVPLSAFATMHVSNTPLAIPHQGQFPAATISFNLQSGSSLSHAIPAIQKAEREIGLPDTIASTFTGAAAEFRSSLTSEPFLILAAVVVIYIVLGVLYESYIHPITILSTLPSAGVGALLALLICRTDFSLVALIGVVLLIGIVKKNAIMMIDFALEAERNEGMSPEESIYQACLLRFRPIMMTTAAALLGALPLALESGTGSELRRPLGISIVGGLLLSQFLTLYTTPVIYLYLDRFAAWIEEMRNRGRLAQAELPLHASSSNGQHPEFAGSPRRT, from the coding sequence GTGAGCATTTCCGAGCCGTTCATTCGCAGGCCGGTCGCGACATCGCTCTTGATGGCGGGCGTGATTTTGCTCGGCCTGCTCGGCTACAAACTGTTGCCGATCTCCGCACTGCCGGCCGTCGATTTCCCCACGATCGAGGTGACGACGTTTTTCCCGGGCGCAAGCGCGGACGTGATGGTCTCATCGGTTACTACGCCACTCGAGCGGCAGTTCGGACAAATCAGCGGGCTCTCGTCGATGAACTCGACCAGCTCGTTCGGCACTTCGACCATCACTTTGCAGTTCGCGCTCGATCGACCGATCGACGTGGCCGCGCAGGACGTGCAGGCCGCGATCAATACCGCCAGCGGCTTTCTGCCGCCCAATCTCCCGAACCCGCCGAAATACAACAAGGTCAACCCCGCCGACACGCCTATCCTGACTCTCTCGATCACTTCCGACAGTTTGCCGCTCGATCGCGTGAACGATTTCGCCGACACCTTGCTCGCGCAGAAATTGAGCGAGGTCACCGGCGTCGGGCTCGTCACGATCCAGGGAAATCAAAAGCCGGCCGTGCGCGTGCAAGTGAATCCGGCGGCGATCGCGGCGCTCGGTCTGGGGCTCGAAGATGTGCGTACCATTCTTGGGCAGGCGAACGTGAACGCGCCGAAAGGCAGCTTCGACGGGCCGCGGCAATCGTTCACCATCGGATCGAACGATCAGATTTTTTCCGCCGACGCCTACAAGCCGATCATAGTCGCATACAAAAACGGCGCGCCGATTCGCCTCGGCGACGTCGCGAACATCATCGACGGCGTGGAGAACGACCAGCTCGGAGCATGGGTCGGCACGAAAAACGGCGAACGACCGGCTGTCCTGCTCGACATCCAGCGGCAGCCCGGCGCGAACATCATTGAAACCGTCGACCGCGTGAAGCAATTGCTGCCGCGGTTGACCGGCACGCTCCCCCCTTCGGTCCACGTCGATGTCCTGGCGGATCGCACCGAGACGATCCGTGCGTCGGTCCGGGACGTGCAACTCACCTTGCTGCTCACCATCGCGCTCGTCGTCATGGTGATGTTTCTGTTCCTGCGAAAACTTTGGACGACCGTCATCACGAGCGTGGCGTTGCCGTTGTCGCTCATCGGCACGTTCGGCATCATGTATTTGGCCGGGTATAGCCTCGACAATCTCTCGTTGATGGCGCTGACCATCTCGACCGGGTTCGTCGTCGATGACGCGATCGTGATGATCGAGAACATCGTCCGCTACATCGAAGCGGGCGACCGTCCGCTGGAAGCGGCGCTCAAAGGCGCGAAGCAAATTGGGTTCACGGTCGTGTCGTTGAGCGTCTCGCTCATCGCGGTTTTCATTCCGCTTTTGTTCATGACCGGAATTGTCGGCCGATTGTTTCGCGAGTTCGCCGTCACCCTGAGCGTGGCAGTCGCGATGTCGGCCTTCGTTTCGCTCACTCTCACTCCAATGATGTGCGCGAAACTCTTGAGCTCCGAAAAGCAGGACGATGAACAGGGCGGCAAGTTCTATCGCTACACGGAGGATCTCTGGATGCGGTTCCGTAATTTATACGAACATGGATTGCGCTGGGTGCTGGATCATCAACGATTCGTTTTAAGCGTTGCGATCGTCACGCTGGTGGCGACCATTCTGCTTTACGTCATCGTGCCGAAAGGATTGCTGCCCCAGCAGGACACCGGCGTTATCGTCGGCGTGACCGATGCCGCGGAGAATATTTCCTTCAAGGCGATGGTGCAACGCGTCCACGCTGTTTCCGACATCGTGAGACAGGACCCGGATGTCGCCAGCGTCTCGGCTGCGGTCGGCGCGGGCACGGTGAACGCGACCGTAAACACGGCGCGCCTCTACATTGTGCTGAAGCCGCACGACCAGCGCGCTAACGCGGAGGAGATTATCGAACGATTGCGGAACGCAACCCGCGACGTGCAGGGCGTCTCGCTCTTCATGCAAGCGGCGCAGGATTTGCAAATCGACGCGCGCGTCAGCCGCACCCAATTCCAGTACATCCTGCAGGACGCGGATGCGGCCGAGCTCGCGGAGTGGACGCCGAAACTCGTGCAAAAGCTCGGGCAACTGCCGCAACTCACTGACGTGGCGAGCGATCAACAGGTGAACGGCTTGCAGCTCAACGTCGATGTCGATCGCGAAAAGGCGTCGCGCCTGAACGTGCTCACCCAGGCGATCGACGACACGCTTTACGACGCGTTCGGGCAGCGACAGGTCTCGATCATTTTCACGCAGCTCAATCAGTTCCGCGTCATTCTCGAAGTGGAACCGAACTTCCGGGAATCGCCCGATCTGCTCGACAAGATTTACGTGAGATCGAGCACCGGCCAGCCGGTGCCGCTGAGCGCCTTCGCGACCATGCACGTAAGCAACACGCCGCTCGCGATCCCGCACCAGGGACAATTTCCGGCGGCGACGATTTCGTTCAATCTCCAGAGCGGCAGCTCGCTCAGCCACGCGATTCCGGCGATCCAAAAGGCCGAGCGCGAAATCGGTTTGCCCGACACGATCGCATCCACGTTCACCGGCGCGGCGGCGGAATTTCGTTCCTCCCTCACGAGCGAGCCATTTCTGATTCTGGCGGCTGTCGTTGTGATCTACATCGTCCTCGGCGTTCTCTACGAAAGCTACATTCACCCGATCACAATCCTTTCCACTCTGCCGAGTGCCGGCGTGGGCGCGTTGCTTGCCCTGCTCATTTGTCGCACCGACTTTTCCCTGGTGGCGCTCATCGGAGTGGTCCTTCTCATCGGCATCGTAAAAAAGAACGCGATCATGATGATCGATTTCGCGCTCGAAGCCGAACGCAACGAAGGAATGTCGCCCGAGGAATCGATTTATCAGGCGTGTCTGCTCCGTTTTCGCCCGATCATGATGACGACAGCCGCGGCGTTGCTCGGCGCTTTGCCGCTCGCCCTCGAAAGTGGAACCGGCAGCGAACTGCGGCGGCCGCTCGGCATTTCCATCGTCGGCGGACTTTTGCTCTCGCAATTTCTCACGCTTTATACCACGCCGGTGATTTATCTTTATCTCGATCGCTTTGCCGCCTGGATCGAGGAAATGCGGAACAGAGGACGATTAGCGCAAGCGGAACTGCCTCTCCACGCATCGTCCAGCAACGGCCAGCACCCTGAGTTCGCAGGAAGCCCACGGCGAACATGA
- a CDS encoding multidrug efflux RND transporter permease subunit, whose translation MSVSEPFIRRPVGTSLLAAGLLLLGAVAYHFLPVAPLPKVDFPTISVSAQEPGVDPATAASSLAAPLERRFAQIAGVSEITSVSSLGGSSITIQFDLSRDINGAARDVQSAINAAAGELPTGLPQPPFYRKVNPSDAPIMVLAMTSDSLPLSHVYNLADQIIGQRISQVEGVSQVIIGGGAKSAVRVQMNPVALASMGLSIEDIRTTLSQVNVLSPKGSFDGENQRFVIASNDQLTKADQYHPIIVAQHNGAAVPLRDVGTAIDAQENRDQAGLFNNKRAVLLVIFKQPDANVVSTTDQVRAVLPQLRTWLPPSVRLDVMADRTVTIRSSVRDVQLTLLITMALVVMVMFLFLRRFWPTFISSITMPLALAGTFGAMWLCGYSLDNLSLMALTVSTGFVVDDAIVVIENIVRFIEKGEPPLQAALKGARQIGFTVISISLSLVAVFIPLLFMGGLIGRLFHEFAVTLSAAILVSGIVSLTLTPMLCGGFLKTEDPNRRRGPIDRLSERGFNAMHRFYERTLKWVLKREYLMLGVTAVVLVTTISLYFVVPKGFFPQQDTGQMIGTTEAAQDISFDAMREKQERVVGIVMADRAVQAVGSFFGGGSGQALNNGRMFISLKPKGWGKDERRDSIDTIIARLRRKLSQVTGANLFLQPSQDIRVGGRSSKALYQYALTDQNVDELNSWAPKLVTKLHDYPQIKDATSDQQFRGLQANVVIDRDAAARLGIQPQAVDSTLNSAFGQRPVSIIYTQQNQYHVVLEVDPKFQLDPGSLDKIYVKSSSGNQVPLSTIARFETANTPLSVNHQGQFPCVTISFNTASGVSLGQATQLIQRAARELGMPSGIVGTFAGTAQVFQSSLATEPLLILTALIAVYIVLGMLYESLIHPLTILSTLPSAGLGALLAMLVVGDELSIVSIIGVILLIGIVKKNAIMMVDFALEAERREGLSPEESIYQACLIRFRPIMMTTMAALFGAVPLAIGMGVGSELRQPLGIAIVGGLIVSQMLTLYTTPVIYLFLDQLRNRRKKTRTELVAAPSLVMATQ comes from the coding sequence ATGAGCGTTTCCGAGCCATTCATTCGCCGTCCCGTCGGGACTTCGCTGCTCGCGGCGGGATTATTATTACTCGGAGCGGTGGCCTATCATTTCCTGCCGGTAGCGCCGCTGCCGAAAGTTGATTTCCCCACCATTTCGGTGAGCGCGCAGGAACCGGGGGTCGATCCTGCCACCGCAGCCTCGTCGCTGGCCGCGCCGCTGGAGCGCCGGTTCGCCCAGATCGCCGGCGTTTCGGAAATTACTTCGGTCAGTTCGTTAGGCGGGTCGTCGATTACGATTCAGTTCGATCTCAGCCGGGACATCAACGGCGCGGCGCGCGATGTTCAGAGCGCGATCAACGCCGCCGCGGGCGAACTGCCGACCGGTCTGCCGCAACCGCCGTTCTATCGCAAAGTCAATCCGTCCGATGCGCCGATCATGGTCCTGGCGATGACTTCTGACTCCCTCCCTTTGTCGCACGTTTACAATCTGGCCGATCAAATCATTGGCCAGCGCATCAGTCAGGTCGAAGGCGTGAGCCAGGTCATCATCGGCGGCGGCGCGAAGTCCGCCGTGCGCGTCCAGATGAATCCGGTCGCGCTCGCTTCCATGGGCCTGAGCATCGAAGACATTCGGACCACGCTTTCGCAGGTGAATGTCCTTTCGCCAAAGGGTTCGTTTGATGGCGAGAACCAGCGATTTGTTATCGCGAGCAACGACCAGCTTACTAAGGCCGATCAGTATCACCCGATCATCGTGGCACAACATAACGGCGCGGCCGTGCCCTTGCGCGATGTCGGCACGGCCATCGATGCGCAGGAAAATCGGGACCAGGCCGGTTTGTTCAATAACAAGCGCGCGGTGCTCCTGGTCATCTTCAAACAGCCGGACGCCAACGTCGTCAGCACGACCGACCAGGTTCGCGCGGTCCTTCCTCAATTGCGCACCTGGTTGCCGCCGAGCGTGCGTCTCGATGTGATGGCAGATCGCACCGTCACGATCCGCTCCTCGGTGCGCGACGTGCAACTGACGCTCCTCATCACGATGGCGCTCGTCGTGATGGTGATGTTTCTGTTCCTGAGAAGATTTTGGCCGACGTTTATCTCGAGCATCACCATGCCGCTCGCGCTGGCTGGCACCTTCGGCGCGATGTGGCTCTGCGGTTACAGTCTCGACAATCTTTCGCTCATGGCACTAACGGTCTCGACCGGCTTCGTGGTCGACGATGCGATCGTGGTCATCGAGAATATCGTGCGCTTCATCGAGAAAGGTGAGCCGCCGTTACAAGCCGCGCTCAAAGGCGCGCGCCAGATTGGGTTCACGGTGATTTCGATCAGTCTCTCGCTCGTCGCGGTTTTCATTCCGCTGCTGTTCATGGGCGGCTTGATCGGACGTTTGTTTCACGAGTTCGCGGTCACCTTGAGCGCGGCGATTCTCGTCTCCGGCATCGTTTCATTAACGCTCACGCCGATGCTCTGCGGCGGCTTTTTGAAAACCGAAGATCCGAATCGGCGACGCGGTCCGATCGATCGGCTGAGCGAACGGGGCTTTAACGCCATGCACCGGTTTTACGAGCGGACTTTGAAATGGGTCCTCAAGCGCGAGTACCTGATGCTTGGTGTCACCGCGGTCGTGCTCGTCACCACGATCAGCCTCTACTTCGTCGTGCCGAAAGGATTTTTCCCGCAACAGGACACCGGACAAATGATCGGCACGACTGAAGCCGCGCAGGACATCTCGTTTGACGCGATGCGGGAAAAGCAGGAGCGGGTCGTTGGAATCGTGATGGCCGATCGGGCAGTGCAGGCGGTCGGCTCATTTTTTGGCGGCGGCAGCGGTCAGGCGCTGAATAACGGACGGATGTTTATCAGCCTGAAGCCGAAGGGCTGGGGCAAGGACGAACGCAGGGACAGCATCGACACGATCATCGCGCGGCTGCGGAGGAAGCTCTCCCAAGTTACCGGCGCCAATCTCTTTCTTCAGCCAAGCCAGGACATTCGCGTCGGTGGACGCTCTTCGAAGGCGCTCTATCAATACGCGTTGACCGATCAAAACGTGGACGAGCTTAACTCGTGGGCGCCGAAACTGGTGACGAAGCTGCACGACTACCCGCAGATCAAGGATGCGACCAGCGACCAGCAATTTCGCGGCTTGCAGGCGAACGTCGTGATCGATCGTGACGCCGCCGCGCGTCTAGGTATCCAGCCGCAAGCGGTCGATAGCACCCTCAACAGCGCATTCGGCCAGCGCCCGGTCTCAATCATTTACACCCAGCAAAATCAGTATCACGTCGTACTCGAGGTCGATCCGAAATTCCAGCTCGACCCAGGTTCGCTCGATAAGATTTACGTCAAATCATCGTCGGGAAATCAGGTCCCGCTCAGTACCATCGCGCGTTTCGAGACCGCGAACACGCCGCTCTCCGTTAATCACCAGGGCCAGTTTCCCTGCGTGACAATTTCATTTAACACTGCGTCTGGCGTTTCGTTAGGCCAGGCAACCCAGCTCATCCAGCGCGCGGCGCGAGAGTTGGGAATGCCTTCCGGCATCGTCGGAACTTTTGCCGGCACCGCCCAGGTCTTTCAATCGTCGCTGGCCACCGAGCCGTTGCTCATTCTGACCGCGCTGATCGCGGTCTACATCGTGCTCGGTATGCTTTACGAGAGCCTCATTCATCCCCTGACGATTCTTTCCACCCTGCCCTCGGCCGGACTCGGCGCTTTGCTGGCCATGCTCGTCGTTGGCGACGAATTATCGATTGTTTCCATTATCGGCGTCATTCTCCTCATCGGCATCGTGAAAAAGAACGCCATCATGATGGTGGATTTCGCCCTCGAGGCGGAGCGTCGGGAGGGGCTCAGTCCCGAAGAATCGATTTATCAGGCATGTCTTATTCGCTTTCGTCCCATCATGATGACAACGATGGCGGCGCTCTTTGGCGCGGTGCCGCTCGCCATTGGAATGGGCGTTGGCAGCGAACTTCGTCAGCCGCTCGGCATCGCGATCGTCGGCGGCCTGATCGTCTCGCAGATGCTGACGCTCTACACCACGCCGGTTATTTATCTCTTTCTTGATCAGCTCCGGAACCGCCGGAAGAAGACTCGAACTGAACTTGTCGCCGCGCCGAGCCTCGTGATGGCGACCCAATAG
- a CDS encoding NADH:flavin oxidoreductase/NADH oxidase, with protein sequence MTHLFDPLAIRDVILANRVVVSPMCEYSSHDGLANDWHFVHLASRAVGGAGLVLTEATAVLPEGRISPQDLGIWSDKHIEPLARIVRFIHEQGSVAGMQLAHAGRKASTYRPWEGGGAIPEDKGGWKKVVAPSALRFVDNYPMPQALTDDGIQEVIAAFAQAAQRACVAGFRVIEIHAAHGYLIHEFLSPLSNKRDDAYGGSFENRTRLVREIVTAVRSAWPKGSPLFVRISATDWVDGGWDIQQSIELVRGLKGLGVDLIDCSSGGLVPHAEIPVGPGYQTAFAEQIRRETGIMTGAVGMITSPIQAEHIVGTGQADAVIMAREFLRDPYWPLRAASELAQPISWPIQYLRAAPRGAQGRVPVNLKNLESCFEEQHAIPERRTSAT encoded by the coding sequence ATGACTCACCTCTTTGATCCTCTCGCAATTCGCGATGTCATTTTGGCAAATCGCGTCGTGGTCTCGCCCATGTGCGAATATTCCAGTCACGACGGATTGGCGAACGACTGGCATTTCGTTCATCTCGCCAGCCGCGCGGTGGGCGGAGCCGGATTGGTCTTAACCGAAGCGACCGCGGTTCTACCGGAGGGCCGCATCAGTCCGCAGGACCTCGGTATCTGGAGTGACAAGCACATCGAACCGCTGGCCCGCATCGTCCGTTTCATTCATGAACAAGGCAGTGTTGCCGGAATGCAGTTGGCGCATGCGGGACGGAAGGCCAGCACTTACCGGCCATGGGAAGGCGGCGGAGCGATTCCCGAAGACAAAGGAGGTTGGAAGAAAGTCGTGGCTCCGAGCGCGCTTCGCTTCGTCGATAATTATCCCATGCCGCAAGCTCTCACGGACGACGGCATTCAGGAAGTAATCGCTGCCTTCGCGCAAGCGGCCCAACGGGCGTGCGTAGCCGGTTTCCGGGTGATCGAGATTCATGCTGCCCATGGCTATTTGATTCATGAGTTTTTGTCACCGCTCAGCAATAAACGGGACGACGCTTACGGAGGTTCATTCGAGAATCGCACGCGATTGGTTCGTGAGATTGTTACGGCTGTCCGATCCGCCTGGCCAAAGGGTTCGCCGTTGTTCGTCCGCATTTCGGCTACCGATTGGGTCGACGGCGGGTGGGACATTCAACAGTCGATTGAACTTGTTCGCGGATTGAAAGGACTCGGCGTCGATCTGATCGATTGCTCTTCGGGCGGCTTGGTTCCTCATGCGGAGATTCCGGTTGGTCCCGGTTATCAAACGGCATTCGCTGAACAAATCCGGCGCGAAACTGGAATCATGACGGGCGCGGTCGGAATGATCACGTCTCCCATTCAAGCCGAGCACATCGTCGGCACAGGACAAGCCGATGCCGTCATCATGGCGCGCGAGTTTCTGCGCGATCCATATTGGCCGTTGCGAGCAGCGAGCGAGCTCGCGCAGCCAATTTCCTGGCCCATCCAATATCTCAGGGCCGCTCCGAGAGGCGCGCAAGGGCGCGTTCCCGTTAACTTGAAGAACCTGGAGTCCTGCTTCGAGGAGCAACACGCGATCCCCGAAAGACGAACGTCGGCGACCTGA